In Rhizobium sp. WSM4643, the following are encoded in one genomic region:
- the nuoK gene encoding NADH-quinone oxidoreductase subunit NuoK — MIIGLSHYLTVSAILFTLGVFGIFLNRKNVIVILMSIELILLAVNINMVAFSHFLNDIVGQVFALFILTVAAAEAAIGLAILVVFYRNRGSIAVEDVNMMKG; from the coding sequence ATGATCATCGGACTTTCCCACTACCTGACGGTCAGCGCCATCCTCTTCACGCTCGGCGTCTTCGGCATCTTCCTGAACCGGAAGAACGTTATCGTCATCCTGATGTCGATCGAACTGATCCTGCTTGCCGTCAACATCAACATGGTCGCCTTCTCCCACTTCCTGAACGACATCGTCGGCCAGGTCTTCGCGCTGTTCATCCTGACAGTCGCGGCTGCCGAAGCGGCGATCGGTCTTGCAATTCTCGTTGTCTTCTACCGCAACCGCGGCTCGATCGCGGTCGAAGAC